In Paenarthrobacter sp. GOM3, a single window of DNA contains:
- a CDS encoding sugar phosphate isomerase/epimerase family protein: MGLEGVPGLDQVSGSNFAYQHHTLVRCLDDMAQLGRTKVELWGIAPHLYIFQVDSAHLKKVRSQLLERELTVVCLTPEQVAYPVNIASGEDWLRRQSLQLFLRATEVCSELEAPLLFLTAGRGYEDEPAEAAWARSVEALQAITQRAAELGVGCVLEPLQRVESNLVTDVSSLRSMLDDVGSPTLGVVIDTVAMTAAGEDISDYAKAFGEDIRHVHLVDGAPTGHLAWGDGFLDLDKILRDLSRLNYSGVMTFELFGDGSYALEPRLAVARCLEAVKASLATIST, from the coding sequence ATGGGTTTGGAGGGTGTGCCGGGCTTGGACCAGGTCAGCGGATCGAACTTCGCCTACCAGCACCACACTCTGGTGCGTTGCCTCGATGACATGGCCCAGCTGGGAAGGACGAAGGTGGAGCTTTGGGGCATCGCGCCGCACCTTTACATTTTCCAGGTTGATTCAGCACATCTGAAAAAAGTCAGAAGTCAGCTGTTGGAGCGGGAGCTCACCGTCGTCTGCCTGACCCCTGAACAGGTTGCGTATCCCGTCAATATTGCCTCCGGGGAGGACTGGCTTAGACGTCAAAGCTTGCAGTTGTTCTTGCGGGCGACGGAGGTGTGCAGCGAGCTGGAGGCTCCGCTGTTGTTCCTGACTGCGGGACGAGGGTACGAGGACGAACCAGCTGAGGCGGCTTGGGCACGTTCCGTCGAAGCCCTCCAAGCCATCACTCAGCGCGCTGCCGAACTTGGTGTGGGATGCGTCCTTGAGCCTCTTCAACGTGTTGAGTCGAACCTCGTCACTGATGTCAGCTCGCTCCGGTCAATGCTCGACGACGTTGGGTCCCCAACTTTGGGGGTGGTGATTGACACTGTTGCCATGACAGCGGCCGGAGAAGACATCAGCGACTACGCGAAGGCATTTGGCGAGGACATCCGGCACGTTCATTTGGTTGATGGTGCTCCCACTGGACACCTGGCTTGGGGCGATGGATTTCTGGACCTCGATAAGATCCTGCGCGACCTCAGTCGACTGAACTACAGCGGAGTAATGACCTTTGAACTCTTTGGCGACGGCTCCTACGCCCTTGAGCCGCGCCTGGCAGTAGCCCGGTGCCTGGAAGCCGTCAAAGCCAGCCTGGCCACGATTTCCACCTAG
- a CDS encoding DUF6318 family protein: MVWLLTGCSTPDSPPSTTNTTTATPASSASAASPSATPSAPGAYKPADAKGKAQNVPVPVMPELAKENSEAGLEAFIGYWYAQLSYVDETGNMSAWLPLNSPNCRLCAQLQKSGEDAYINGRWIAGGRIRVPVIHVQWSTENVPAATVQVIQERIDYYNADGSVGRVRSEASNDAFAFFAKHIEGAWTVVDLGVIA; encoded by the coding sequence GTGGTGTGGCTTTTGACGGGCTGCTCCACGCCGGACAGCCCACCCTCCACAACAAATACGACGACGGCGACACCCGCCTCGAGCGCGTCGGCGGCCTCCCCGTCGGCTACCCCCTCAGCTCCGGGCGCCTACAAACCGGCCGACGCGAAGGGCAAGGCCCAGAACGTACCCGTGCCCGTGATGCCTGAACTCGCCAAGGAGAACTCGGAGGCGGGGCTGGAGGCGTTTATTGGGTACTGGTACGCGCAATTGTCATACGTGGACGAAACGGGCAATATGTCCGCTTGGCTTCCTCTCAACTCTCCAAACTGCAGGCTCTGCGCACAACTGCAGAAGTCTGGCGAAGACGCCTACATCAACGGCAGGTGGATAGCCGGCGGCAGGATCAGAGTTCCTGTCATCCACGTGCAATGGTCAACTGAGAATGTCCCCGCGGCAACAGTTCAGGTAATCCAAGAGCGGATTGATTACTACAACGCCGACGGAAGTGTCGGGCGCGTGAGGTCGGAAGCGTCCAACGACGCATTCGCGTTCTTTGCAAAGCACATCGAAGGTGCTTGGACAGTGGTGGACCTTGGTGTCATCGCATAG
- a CDS encoding Asp23/Gls24 family envelope stress response protein codes for MEEQNVQLEPVPGGEIVGTGRTIISEAAVAKVAGIAARTVPGVYSLGSGPSRALGAIRDAVGSSDHAAGVRAEVGETQVAVDINLVALYGHPLHGVANQVRAAVFRAVEELVGLQVIEVNIEITDVYIAPPVKAPGGKTVVVERDALQ; via the coding sequence ATGGAAGAACAGAACGTGCAGCTTGAGCCCGTGCCTGGTGGCGAGATCGTCGGGACCGGACGCACCATCATCTCCGAGGCTGCGGTAGCCAAGGTAGCCGGGATCGCTGCCCGGACGGTTCCTGGCGTCTACTCCTTGGGTTCGGGCCCGTCCCGTGCGCTGGGCGCGATCCGCGACGCCGTGGGCAGTTCAGACCATGCAGCAGGTGTTCGAGCCGAGGTCGGCGAGACCCAGGTAGCCGTGGACATCAATCTTGTGGCCCTCTATGGCCATCCCCTTCACGGCGTCGCCAACCAGGTCAGGGCCGCTGTTTTCAGGGCGGTCGAGGAACTGGTGGGACTGCAGGTTATCGAAGTCAATATTGAAATCACGGACGTATATATCGCCCCGCCTGTGAAGGCCCCCGGCGGCAAAACAGTTGTAGTGGAAAGGGATGCGCTCCAATGA
- a CDS encoding DUF2273 domain-containing protein yields the protein MSMTVVGIAIGAFVAFMSLSFGLWGFLISLLFMGIGALLGRAADGKLDLRSVLDAITGRRSSS from the coding sequence ATGAGTATGACCGTGGTGGGAATCGCGATCGGCGCCTTCGTGGCTTTCATGTCCCTGTCATTCGGGTTGTGGGGCTTCCTCATATCGCTGCTTTTCATGGGCATCGGCGCGCTGCTGGGCCGCGCGGCTGACGGCAAGCTGGACCTGCGCAGCGTGCTGGACGCCATTACGGGCCGGCGCTCCTCGTCATGA